One stretch of Streptomyces sp. NBC_01363 DNA includes these proteins:
- a CDS encoding beta-N-acetylglucosaminidase domain-containing protein: protein MIRRRTVTAWLGSGLLLAGCAPLDKMGIHGHAAGPRSTPDAPSITRTFVTGNDLPRVSPTPQQIRRTGPDLSVPLRVDLLTAQGTDARSVTLVKAALRRAGAADVRVSPLSGASPPAGPLTVVIGTVSAPHMADKLGRSKAFTSGTLPPEGYQITTGNLDSHTGVLLAGADGDGVFYAAQTFTQLATDGRIAGATVVDHPAMPLRGVVEGFYGKPWTHEERLDQIAFYGSVKLNTYLYAPKDDPYERDRWRERYPRKLERELAELARHAADHHVRFTYVLSPGKSITYNDAGDRQALTGKLQSLYNLGIRDFALAFDDIHPLPVWNGAADFARYGPVSEQSAAAAQADLTNRMQREFVDQHRGMRPLQFVPTQYSDLADTPYKKTLRRALDDRVQVWWTGADVVPTSITTAQTRRAADVWGHDVLLWDNYPTNDYDHAAGRLLLAPYAKRTPRLGEHLSGIALNPMNQASASKIAEFTGADYAWNPRAYRPTDSWHSAAAHMTAHDLQGTHALLTFLDTQHMAPSWTGTPWQPAAPALKARLDAIERSWHTGRKHQAVTALRAQTRSLAEAPTEIRRAVTDPGFAAETKPWLDALTLWAKALEHTCDGLEHRAKGEKGKATRSFTAAAEFARAAAAVRTIPGATRPHGNVKVADGVLDTFIHRAAKTL from the coding sequence ATGATCCGCCGCAGGACCGTCACCGCATGGCTGGGCAGCGGGCTACTCCTCGCAGGCTGCGCCCCCCTGGACAAGATGGGAATCCACGGCCACGCAGCAGGCCCCCGCAGCACCCCCGATGCGCCCTCGATCACCCGGACATTCGTCACCGGTAATGACCTGCCCCGGGTGTCGCCGACCCCACAGCAGATACGCCGTACCGGGCCCGACCTCTCCGTGCCGCTCCGTGTGGACCTGCTCACCGCACAGGGCACCGACGCCCGCTCCGTCACTTTGGTGAAAGCGGCATTGCGCCGCGCGGGTGCCGCCGACGTCCGTGTCTCTCCCCTCAGCGGTGCCTCGCCTCCCGCAGGACCGCTGACCGTCGTCATCGGAACCGTCTCGGCTCCGCACATGGCCGACAAGCTGGGACGCAGCAAGGCCTTCACCTCCGGGACACTGCCGCCTGAGGGCTACCAGATCACCACCGGTAACCTCGACAGCCATACCGGAGTGCTGCTCGCGGGCGCCGACGGCGACGGTGTCTTCTACGCAGCCCAGACCTTCACCCAGCTGGCCACCGACGGCCGGATAGCGGGCGCCACGGTCGTCGACCACCCCGCCATGCCACTGCGCGGGGTCGTCGAGGGCTTCTACGGCAAGCCCTGGACCCACGAGGAACGCCTGGACCAGATCGCCTTCTACGGCTCCGTCAAACTGAACACCTACCTGTACGCGCCCAAGGACGACCCGTACGAACGTGACCGCTGGCGCGAGCGCTACCCGAGGAAACTGGAACGCGAGCTGGCCGAGCTGGCCCGGCACGCCGCCGACCACCACGTGCGCTTCACCTATGTCCTGTCCCCGGGCAAGTCCATCACCTACAACGATGCGGGCGACCGCCAGGCCCTGACCGGCAAGCTCCAGTCCCTGTACAACCTGGGGATCCGGGACTTCGCCCTGGCCTTCGACGACATCCACCCGCTGCCCGTATGGAACGGTGCCGCGGACTTCGCCCGGTACGGGCCCGTCTCGGAGCAGTCCGCCGCCGCCGCTCAGGCCGACCTCACCAACCGCATGCAGCGCGAGTTTGTCGACCAGCACCGCGGCATGCGCCCGCTGCAGTTCGTGCCCACGCAGTACAGCGACCTCGCCGACACCCCGTACAAGAAGACCCTGCGCCGCGCCCTGGACGACCGCGTGCAGGTGTGGTGGACGGGCGCCGACGTGGTGCCCACCTCCATCACCACCGCACAGACCCGTCGAGCGGCCGACGTGTGGGGCCACGACGTGCTGCTCTGGGACAACTACCCCACCAACGACTACGACCACGCCGCCGGACGCCTGCTGCTCGCCCCCTACGCCAAGCGCACCCCCAGGCTCGGCGAGCACCTCAGCGGCATCGCGCTCAATCCGATGAACCAGGCATCGGCCAGCAAGATCGCCGAATTCACCGGTGCCGACTACGCCTGGAACCCGCGCGCCTACCGGCCCACTGACTCCTGGCACAGCGCCGCGGCACACATGACCGCCCACGACCTGCAAGGCACCCACGCCCTGCTGACCTTCCTCGACACCCAGCACATGGCGCCCAGCTGGACCGGCACACCATGGCAGCCCGCAGCCCCCGCCCTCAAGGCCCGACTGGATGCCATCGAACGATCCTGGCACACGGGCAGGAAACACCAAGCGGTCACGGCACTGCGCGCACAGACACGCTCACTCGCCGAAGCCCCCACCGAGATCCGTAGAGCCGTCACCGACCCGGGTTTCGCCGCCGAGACCAAGCCCTGGCTGGACGCACTCACCCTGTGGGCCAAGGCCCTTGAGCACACCTGTGACGGGCTCGAACACCGCGCCAAGGGAGAGAAGGGCAAGGCCACCCGCTCGTTCACCGCAGCGGCCGAGTTTGCGCGCGCGGCGGCCGCGGTCCGCACCATCCCCGGCGCCACCCGCCCGCACGGCAACGTCAAGGTCGCCGACGGCGTACTCGACACCTTCATCCACCGAGCCGCGAAAACCCTGTAG
- a CDS encoding DUF6225 family protein — protein sequence MTDVFDHTPQVWNAAQLREAIKDLPDDTPIHIGVAEDPGDFGGYRESVLVDAHHVENWWPATGTTPERAEKEKALTLFADWTPGEYDLLD from the coding sequence ATGACCGACGTCTTTGACCACACCCCGCAGGTATGGAACGCCGCGCAACTCCGCGAAGCCATCAAGGACCTGCCCGACGACACCCCCATTCACATCGGTGTCGCCGAAGACCCCGGCGACTTCGGCGGGTACCGCGAATCCGTCCTCGTCGACGCCCACCACGTCGAGAACTGGTGGCCGGCCACTGGCACCACGCCCGAACGGGCCGAGAAGGAGAAGGCGCTCACCCTGTTCGCCGACTGGACGCCCGGGGAGTACGACCTGCTCGACTGA
- a CDS encoding DUF6083 domain-containing protein, protein MGDTENTADRPDRPDSALQAALEGATAPPPPAPPSCPHCGLPQDRYRTLYDGHWVLLEPRIVVPAHTIPPRRRWIITTDGTAMNLWDAEPLPGTRCRIAHRMVCPYLPRDDLWPWTTVLRQENERRAQRLFNLPDGWALPDAG, encoded by the coding sequence ATGGGGGACACCGAGAACACCGCAGACCGTCCGGACCGCCCCGACAGCGCACTCCAGGCCGCCCTCGAAGGCGCAACCGCCCCGCCGCCACCCGCACCGCCCAGCTGTCCGCACTGCGGCCTCCCACAAGACCGCTACCGCACCCTCTACGACGGGCACTGGGTCCTTCTCGAACCCCGGATCGTCGTCCCCGCGCACACGATCCCTCCGCGCCGGCGCTGGATCATCACCACGGACGGGACCGCGATGAACCTCTGGGACGCCGAACCGCTACCCGGAACCCGGTGCCGCATCGCGCACCGCATGGTCTGCCCCTACCTCCCGCGCGATGACCTCTGGCCCTGGACCACCGTGCTCCGGCAGGAGAACGAACGCCGGGCGCAGCGCCTGTTCAACCTCCCCGACGGCTGGGCCCTCCCCGACGCCGGCTGA
- a CDS encoding DUF6225 family protein, whose protein sequence is MTDVFEHTPQVWNAARLRDALKDLPDDAPIRIGVAGDPGDFDGYRDFVLVDAHQVENWWPATSTAPERTETAEALTLFADWEPGAYDRLD, encoded by the coding sequence ATGACCGATGTCTTCGAGCACACCCCGCAGGTATGGAATGCCGCGCGGCTTCGCGACGCGCTCAAGGACCTGCCCGATGATGCGCCCATCCGCATCGGCGTGGCAGGCGATCCCGGCGACTTCGACGGGTACCGGGACTTCGTCCTCGTGGACGCGCATCAGGTGGAGAACTGGTGGCCGGCCACCTCGACAGCACCGGAACGTACCGAGACGGCGGAGGCGCTGACGCTGTTCGCCGACTGGGAGCCGGGTGCCTACGACCGCCTGGACTGA
- a CDS encoding TetR/AcrR family transcriptional regulator C-terminal domain-containing protein: protein MARDSAAEGAAQPGLTRQTLVAAALRVLEREGISGLSMRKVAAELGVKAASLYWHVRNKEQLLDLLTDALMADAELPPRQGDWREQLRQSSLRYRQHLLAKRDSAKVVAGRLALGPNLLRLMEEQLDRLRDAGFSDADAALANYLLGAFVQGFVLQEQSPISASETEGASRSEVAQTAANRLRGLPETTFPNLVALAGDLTAPSMEDRFTFGLERLLDGLAALLTENHAHPTAEPAPLEGKP from the coding sequence GTGGCACGAGACAGCGCAGCTGAGGGCGCTGCACAGCCAGGACTGACCCGCCAGACGCTCGTTGCGGCGGCCCTGCGAGTGCTGGAACGTGAAGGCATCAGCGGGCTGTCGATGCGCAAGGTCGCCGCCGAACTGGGAGTGAAGGCAGCCTCCCTGTACTGGCACGTCCGCAACAAGGAACAGCTACTGGACCTGCTCACCGACGCGCTCATGGCTGACGCCGAGCTGCCACCCAGACAGGGCGACTGGCGGGAGCAACTCCGTCAGTCCTCACTGCGCTACCGGCAGCACCTGCTGGCCAAACGCGACTCCGCCAAGGTCGTCGCAGGGCGGCTCGCACTCGGCCCGAACCTGCTGCGTCTCATGGAGGAACAATTGGACCGGCTACGCGATGCCGGATTCTCCGACGCCGACGCCGCCCTGGCCAACTACCTCCTCGGCGCATTCGTCCAGGGCTTCGTGCTCCAGGAACAGTCACCCATCTCCGCATCCGAGACCGAGGGCGCCAGCCGTTCCGAAGTCGCCCAGACGGCGGCCAACCGACTGCGCGGACTACCGGAAACGACCTTCCCGAACCTCGTCGCCCTGGCCGGCGACCTCACCGCCCCGTCCATGGAGGACCGCTTCACCTTCGGCCTCGAACGCCTCCTCGACGGACTGGCAGCCCTGCTCACCGAGAACCACGCACATCCGACAGCTGAACCCGCCCCCCTCGAAGGGAAGCCCTGA
- a CDS encoding MFS transporter, giving the protein MEEFTSGRKRLVLAALCATMFMAMLDNVIVNNALPRIGQQLHAGVSGLQWVVEGYSLVYAALLLTGGTLGDRYGRKRIFLTGLALFTAGSAAAALSGSIGLLIAARMLQGLGAALLTPGSLSILRHVFTDEKERARAVGLWSGVSALGLAIGPVLGGPMVDAFGWASVFWINVPIGAAGLLLAAWVLPEFAGRARRVDLPGQLLSVLGFGALVYALIEGPARGWTDTRVLTLAAAAVALLAFVAVELRTTDPMLDLHFFRDPVLSGAAVSGFMISFGMFGASFFLPLLMQDVMGWTPSNAGLAGLPMTAMIVIAAPLSGTLTARCGSRIPLVTGLTLCAAALGGLSLYGEHARYLEYLWVLLAMGLGMGMTFTPVSVMVMKRVPLAQAGMASATLNMLREIGGVVGVAALGAVLTSRLAATLTGSLDRLDVPPETRHGIEDSVAGTGANGTQALPAPVHDAVNAAFVEGLHLALRCGGAAMVTAAVLVAVLLRPASSQATAPAGEPTQQDEPAYQ; this is encoded by the coding sequence ATGGAGGAGTTCACGTCCGGGCGCAAGAGGCTCGTGCTTGCAGCCTTGTGCGCCACGATGTTCATGGCGATGCTCGACAACGTCATCGTCAACAACGCCCTGCCCCGCATCGGGCAACAGCTGCACGCCGGTGTCAGCGGACTGCAGTGGGTGGTCGAGGGCTACAGCCTGGTCTACGCCGCCCTCCTGCTCACCGGCGGCACGCTCGGTGACCGGTACGGCCGCAAACGGATCTTCCTCACCGGGCTGGCGCTGTTCACTGCGGGATCGGCGGCGGCAGCACTGTCCGGTTCGATCGGACTGCTGATCGCCGCACGGATGCTGCAAGGACTCGGCGCGGCACTGCTCACGCCGGGCAGCCTGTCGATTCTGCGGCACGTCTTCACCGACGAGAAGGAGCGGGCCCGGGCTGTCGGGCTCTGGTCCGGTGTCTCCGCCCTGGGCCTGGCGATCGGCCCGGTCCTGGGCGGGCCGATGGTGGACGCGTTCGGATGGGCCAGCGTGTTCTGGATCAACGTCCCGATCGGAGCGGCAGGGCTGCTGCTTGCCGCCTGGGTGCTCCCGGAGTTCGCAGGCCGGGCCAGGAGAGTGGACCTTCCGGGCCAGCTGCTCTCGGTGCTGGGCTTCGGCGCCCTGGTCTACGCACTCATCGAAGGACCAGCCCGCGGCTGGACCGACACTCGCGTCCTGACCCTCGCAGCGGCGGCAGTAGCCCTCCTGGCTTTCGTCGCGGTCGAACTCCGCACCACCGACCCCATGCTCGACCTGCACTTCTTCCGGGACCCGGTGCTCAGCGGAGCCGCCGTGAGCGGATTCATGATCAGCTTCGGCATGTTCGGTGCGTCGTTCTTCCTGCCGTTGCTCATGCAGGATGTGATGGGCTGGACACCGTCGAACGCGGGCCTGGCGGGGCTGCCCATGACCGCGATGATCGTCATCGCCGCACCGCTGTCCGGCACGCTCACCGCACGCTGCGGTTCCCGGATTCCTCTGGTGACCGGCCTGACCCTGTGCGCCGCGGCTCTCGGCGGCCTCTCGCTCTACGGTGAGCACGCCCGCTACCTGGAGTATCTGTGGGTGTTGCTCGCCATGGGACTCGGCATGGGGATGACCTTCACACCGGTGTCCGTCATGGTCATGAAGCGCGTCCCCCTCGCCCAGGCCGGTATGGCCTCTGCGACCCTCAACATGCTGCGCGAGATCGGCGGCGTCGTCGGCGTCGCCGCCCTGGGAGCCGTCCTCACCAGCCGCCTGGCCGCCACGTTGACCGGATCGCTCGATCGGCTCGACGTTCCCCCCGAAACCCGCCACGGCATCGAAGACTCGGTCGCCGGCACGGGAGCAAACGGAACCCAGGCCCTGCCCGCACCCGTCCATGACGCCGTGAACGCCGCCTTCGTCGAAGGGCTCCATCTGGCACTGCGCTGCGGCGGCGCTGCCATGGTCACCGCAGCTGTGCTCGTGGCCGTCCTCCTCCGCCCGGCATCAAGCCAGGCCACCGCGCCCGCCGGCGAACCGACACAGCAAGACGAACCGGCTTACCAGTAA
- a CDS encoding IS630 family transposase → MGQATAVAVVLDEATLRRLERTVASASGQVRQVLRARIVLGVADELTNGQIAVACATSVNTVRKWRGRFALHGLPGLDDAHRPGRPKLYGPQARVQIVATATSAPPYPESTWSHWRIAGRLADLGILSSQVGRILNDLDTRPHRVRGWLTRRDDPAFWERTIDVCGLYLAPPPGTVRISIDEKTSVQAKSRKYAGQSAAVGRPARQEFEYIRHGTVSIIAAMDIDTGQVITESISRNNSVTFVEFLGRLDATIDPAKEIHLVLDNGSSHTAKHTKAWFQAHPRWHLHRTPPHASWLNVIEIWFSTLTKRVLRYGDFPSRSDLIDKIEAFTILHNETARPYRWTYDGTPRRPSPTGRARRGGLRRVCQRNGVTQVVGVTDGLRRGGRRR, encoded by the coding sequence ATGGGGCAGGCGACGGCGGTGGCCGTGGTGCTGGACGAGGCCACCCTCAGGCGGTTGGAGCGGACCGTCGCGTCCGCATCCGGGCAAGTCCGGCAGGTACTACGGGCCAGGATCGTGCTGGGTGTGGCGGACGAACTGACGAACGGCCAGATTGCTGTTGCCTGCGCCACCAGCGTGAACACGGTGCGCAAATGGCGTGGCCGCTTCGCGCTTCACGGGCTGCCCGGGTTAGACGACGCCCACCGCCCGGGGCGCCCGAAGCTCTACGGGCCCCAAGCGCGCGTCCAGATCGTGGCCACAGCCACCAGCGCGCCGCCATACCCGGAGTCGACCTGGTCCCACTGGCGGATCGCCGGGCGTCTGGCGGACCTCGGGATCTTGAGCTCCCAGGTCGGACGGATCCTGAACGACCTGGACACCCGCCCGCACCGGGTCCGCGGCTGGCTCACTCGCCGCGACGACCCCGCGTTCTGGGAGCGGACCATCGACGTGTGCGGCCTGTACCTGGCACCGCCGCCCGGAACCGTGCGGATCTCGATTGACGAGAAGACCTCCGTCCAGGCCAAGTCCCGCAAATACGCCGGCCAGAGCGCCGCTGTTGGCCGGCCCGCACGCCAGGAGTTCGAGTACATCCGCCACGGCACCGTCTCGATCATCGCCGCGATGGACATCGACACGGGCCAGGTCATCACCGAGTCAATATCCCGCAACAACTCGGTGACCTTCGTTGAGTTCCTCGGCAGGCTCGACGCCACCATCGACCCAGCCAAGGAGATCCATCTCGTACTCGACAACGGCTCAAGCCATACCGCGAAACACACGAAAGCCTGGTTCCAGGCCCATCCGCGCTGGCATCTCCACCGGACCCCGCCGCATGCCTCCTGGCTCAACGTGATCGAGATCTGGTTCTCCACTCTGACCAAACGCGTGCTGCGCTACGGCGACTTCCCCAGCCGCAGCGACCTCATTGACAAGATCGAAGCATTCACGATCCTGCACAACGAGACAGCCAGGCCCTACCGATGGACATACGACGGCACCCCACGCCGACCCAGTCCCACCGGTCGGGCTCGCCGGGGCGGGCTTCGTAGGGTCTGTCAAAGGAACGGTGTAACTCAGGTTGTTGGAGTTACTGACGGGCTGCGGAGAGGCGGCCGTCGAAGGTGA
- a CDS encoding ISAzo13 family transposase, protein MAISEGMRGQLAVRFEVLLPHLDERQRRLLLAAEARLLGHGGVRTVAQVAGVSETTVRRGVFELEAGEAPPATGRTRRPGGGRKRAEEIDPGLLPALLALVEPDERGDPMSPLRWTTKSLRNLADELACQGHPVSAMTVGRLLKDSGFSLQAQAKTLEGEQHPDRDAQFRYINEQVKRHQADGEPVISVDTKKKEMIGQLPNPGRQWRPKGDPVRVDDHSFFSGPTGEAAIPYGVYDLSADTGWVNVGTDHDTSTFAVASIRRWWQVRGRLDYPRARRLLITADAGGSNGYRYRVWKAELAKFAAETGLAVTVCHFPPATSKWNKIEHRLFSHITMNWRGRPLTSYEVVVNAIASTRTRSGLRVEAELDTGRYPLGLAISKAQLRRLPIEYHDTHGTWNYTVRPDGPLDEEPVQATDREKARRRVLDLLAEPALTGLSREELTALTAKITPELGSLREDRLHRKRGGPRRHAAGDNKRPVLTPADRVLLSVIYLRHVCSQNLLAEMLGLCQRTIGPSVKEVRRLLQEHGISLTPTTLCFSSGQEIEDFVRTGAPVTARLQRTHRLADPALTGMERSDLASLIDQLSLQQAALIERRRHQQRGGPRQPGTRGGVFRQKITDAERLLAAVLYQRKLGTRQVLADAFGVSLGTLNNALADAQPVLHEAGITLPPGPTRFTTGAELLASVDSDTPTS, encoded by the coding sequence ATGGCGATTTCGGAGGGGATGCGCGGTCAACTCGCCGTGCGGTTCGAGGTGTTGTTGCCGCATCTGGACGAGCGGCAGAGGCGTCTGCTGCTGGCTGCAGAGGCGAGGTTGCTGGGGCATGGCGGTGTCCGGACCGTCGCGCAGGTCGCAGGTGTGAGCGAAACCACGGTCCGCAGGGGTGTCTTCGAGCTGGAGGCGGGCGAGGCCCCGCCGGCCACAGGACGGACTCGCAGACCGGGTGGAGGTCGCAAGCGGGCCGAGGAGATCGATCCGGGGCTGCTGCCCGCGCTGTTGGCGCTGGTCGAGCCGGATGAGCGGGGTGATCCGATGTCGCCGCTGCGGTGGACGACGAAGTCGTTGCGGAACCTCGCAGACGAGCTGGCCTGTCAGGGTCATCCGGTCTCCGCGATGACGGTGGGGCGGCTACTCAAGGACAGCGGCTTCAGCCTCCAGGCCCAGGCCAAGACGTTGGAGGGCGAGCAACACCCGGACCGGGACGCCCAGTTTCGCTACATCAACGAGCAGGTCAAACGGCATCAGGCCGACGGTGAGCCGGTCATCAGCGTGGACACGAAGAAGAAGGAGATGATCGGCCAGCTGCCCAACCCGGGCCGGCAGTGGCGGCCGAAGGGCGACCCGGTCCGGGTCGATGACCACAGCTTCTTCTCCGGGCCGACCGGCGAGGCCGCCATCCCTTACGGCGTCTACGATCTTTCGGCAGACACCGGCTGGGTCAACGTCGGCACCGACCACGACACCTCCACGTTCGCGGTCGCCTCGATCCGCCGCTGGTGGCAGGTGCGGGGCCGACTGGACTATCCACGGGCCAGACGGCTGCTGATCACTGCGGACGCGGGCGGTTCCAACGGCTACCGCTACCGCGTCTGGAAGGCGGAGCTGGCCAAGTTCGCCGCCGAGACAGGTCTGGCCGTCACCGTCTGTCACTTTCCGCCAGCTACTTCGAAGTGGAACAAGATCGAGCACCGGCTGTTCTCCCACATCACGATGAACTGGCGGGGCCGCCCGCTGACCAGCTATGAAGTCGTCGTCAACGCCATCGCCTCGACCCGGACCCGCAGCGGGCTGCGGGTCGAAGCCGAACTCGACACCGGCCGCTACCCCCTGGGGCTCGCGATCAGCAAGGCCCAGTTGAGGAGGCTGCCGATCGAGTACCACGACACGCACGGCACCTGGAACTACACCGTCCGCCCCGACGGCCCCCTCGATGAGGAGCCCGTGCAGGCCACCGACCGGGAGAAGGCCCGTCGACGTGTCCTCGACCTGCTGGCCGAGCCGGCCCTGACCGGGCTGAGCCGCGAGGAACTCACAGCCCTGACCGCGAAGATCACACCCGAGCTGGGCTCTCTGCGCGAGGACCGCCTGCACCGCAAGCGCGGCGGGCCGCGCCGCCATGCGGCCGGAGACAACAAGCGCCCGGTCCTCACCCCCGCGGACCGTGTCCTACTGAGCGTGATCTACCTGCGGCACGTGTGCTCGCAGAACCTGCTGGCCGAGATGCTGGGCCTGTGTCAGCGCACGATCGGCCCCTCGGTCAAGGAAGTGCGACGGCTCCTCCAGGAACACGGCATCTCCCTCACGCCCACCACCCTGTGCTTCTCAAGCGGCCAGGAGATCGAGGATTTCGTACGCACCGGGGCCCCGGTCACCGCCCGGCTCCAGCGCACGCATCGCCTGGCCGACCCGGCCCTGACCGGGATGGAACGCAGTGACCTCGCCTCCCTCATCGACCAACTCTCCCTCCAGCAAGCCGCTTTGATCGAGCGGCGTCGACACCAGCAGCGGGGCGGCCCACGCCAGCCCGGCACCCGCGGAGGCGTCTTCCGGCAGAAGATCACCGACGCCGAACGCCTCCTGGCCGCCGTCCTCTATCAGCGCAAGCTCGGCACCCGACAGGTCCTGGCAGACGCCTTCGGCGTCAGCCTCGGCACCCTCAACAACGCCCTCGCCGACGCCCAACCCGTCCTGCACGAAGCCGGGATCACGCTGCCGCCCGGCCCGACCCGCTTCACCACCGGCGCCGAGCTCCTGGCATCCGTCGACAGCGACACACCGACAAGTTGA
- a CDS encoding ISL3 family transposase — MLLELFPYLSALLIEEVERRPDQVVLRARVRATTGSCRCGQSSARVHGRYVRRLRDVAVGGLGVVIELCVRRFRCENPACTAVTFAEQISGLTTPHSRHTPLLREVLTQIGLALAGRAGARLASAVGLTVGKDTLLRLVRALPEPEIGKVEILGVDDFAFRKGRHYGTVLIDMATHRPLHLYDGREGEDLAAWLRDHPEVKVICRDRSSGYAEGARVGAPQAEQVADRYHLWANLGQAVEKTVNAHRFRLAEPPPGSASGPDHAEVEPEVVQPPKDLKIVIRLREQHAAAHELWQQGMSKAAIGRKLGLHQATVRKLVNARSADDVVAKNLQRAHVVDPYVGYLHRRWNEGVRNAAQLYREIQQIGYPGGELAVQRHLRRYRTGRGHAPDPGPKPPSVREVTSWMMTHPEHLRDEDAGKLHRLCERDPELDRLTLYIRRFAAMMTGRHGDRLEEWITDVERDSLAPLAGFARNLRRDFDAVRNGLSLPHSSGAVEGNINRLKMLKRQMFGRASLDLLRKRVLLTR, encoded by the coding sequence GTGCTCCTCGAGCTGTTTCCGTACCTGTCCGCGTTGCTGATCGAGGAGGTCGAGCGGCGGCCGGACCAGGTAGTGCTGAGAGCGCGGGTGCGGGCGACGACTGGCTCCTGTCGGTGCGGTCAGAGCTCGGCCCGGGTGCACGGTCGGTACGTACGCAGGCTGCGTGATGTCGCCGTGGGCGGGCTCGGTGTCGTGATCGAGTTGTGCGTGCGCCGCTTCCGCTGCGAGAACCCTGCCTGCACGGCGGTGACGTTCGCCGAACAGATCTCAGGACTGACCACCCCGCACAGTCGGCATACCCCGCTGCTGCGCGAGGTGTTGACGCAGATCGGGCTGGCCCTGGCCGGCCGGGCAGGAGCCCGACTGGCGTCCGCGGTCGGACTCACCGTAGGAAAGGACACGCTGTTGCGGCTGGTCAGGGCTCTGCCCGAGCCGGAGATCGGCAAGGTGGAGATCCTCGGCGTCGACGACTTCGCCTTCCGCAAGGGCCGCCACTACGGCACGGTATTGATCGACATGGCCACCCACCGGCCGCTGCACCTCTACGACGGCCGCGAAGGCGAGGACCTGGCTGCCTGGCTCCGCGATCACCCAGAGGTGAAGGTCATTTGCCGGGACCGTTCCAGCGGTTACGCGGAGGGCGCTCGGGTCGGGGCACCGCAGGCCGAACAGGTCGCGGATCGCTACCACCTGTGGGCCAACCTCGGCCAGGCGGTCGAGAAGACGGTCAACGCCCATCGCTTCCGCCTGGCCGAACCGCCTCCCGGCTCGGCCTCCGGCCCCGACCACGCGGAGGTGGAGCCCGAAGTGGTCCAGCCACCGAAAGACCTGAAGATCGTGATCCGGCTGCGTGAGCAGCATGCTGCCGCCCATGAGCTGTGGCAGCAGGGGATGTCGAAGGCGGCGATCGGCCGGAAGCTCGGGCTGCACCAGGCCACGGTCCGTAAACTGGTCAACGCCCGCTCCGCCGATGATGTCGTGGCCAAGAACCTCCAACGAGCGCATGTTGTCGACCCGTACGTCGGCTACTTGCACCGGCGCTGGAATGAGGGCGTCAGGAACGCCGCCCAGCTCTACCGCGAAATCCAGCAAATCGGCTATCCCGGCGGCGAGTTGGCTGTTCAGCGGCATCTGCGGCGCTACCGGACCGGGCGCGGACACGCACCCGACCCGGGACCGAAGCCTCCATCGGTCCGCGAGGTCACCTCCTGGATGATGACCCACCCCGAGCACCTGCGGGACGAGGACGCCGGCAAGCTGCACCGGCTGTGTGAGCGCGATCCCGAACTCGACCGGCTCACTCTTTACATCAGGAGGTTCGCCGCAATGATGACCGGTCGTCACGGCGACCGCCTCGAAGAGTGGATCACCGACGTCGAACGGGACAGTCTGGCTCCGCTTGCGGGCTTCGCCCGCAACCTCCGCCGCGACTTCGACGCGGTCCGCAACGGGCTGTCCCTGCCGCACAGTTCCGGTGCCGTCGAGGGCAACATCAACCGGCTGAAGATGCTGAAACGCCAGATGTTCGGCAGGGCCAGCCTCGATCTCCTTCGCAAACGCGTCCTGCTCACACGGTGA